DNA from Fundidesulfovibrio terrae:
CCCTGCCCGGCATGACCGCCACGAGCCTGCTTCCCAAGGCGGCCGCCGCCGTGGGGCTGGACTTCCCGGCGCTCATCGCCCGGCTCATCGAGCTGGGACTGACCGCCTGACGATGCGGCGCGGGGACGGACCGCCCGCCCGGGCCTTCCCCGGATGCGCTGTGAGCCGCGCGCACCGGCGTACCGCGGCCCATTTCCCGAAGACCGCAAACCGCATTCCGTGCTGGACGAACAGGGGTCCGGCATTATATAGAGCCAACCCGGCTTAAGGCCCGCCATTTCATGCCGCGTACGCGGCGTCTGGAGCATCAATGAAAGCGTTTCTCGCCCTTGAAGACGGCACCTGGTTCGAAGGTGAGTCGTTCACCGGTCCCGGCCGCGCCGGAGGAGAGGTGATCTTCAATACCGGCATGACCGGCTACCAGGAGGTCCTCACCGACCCCTCCTACGTCGGCCAGATGGTCTGCATGACATATCCCCATATCGGCAACTACGGCGTCAACTTAGACGACGTGGAATCCGACCGCATCCGCGTCGAAGCCTTCATCGTCAAGGAATGCTGCAAGGAGCCCTCCAACTGGCGGGCCAAGGAAACCCTGCCCGAATACCTGCGCCGCCATAACGTGGTGGGCATCGAGGGCATCGACACCCGCGCGCTCACCCGGCACCTGCGCCTGCACGGCGCCCAGCGCGGCATCATCGCAACCGATTGCAAGGACCCCGCCGACCTGGTCAAACAGGCCCGCGACCTGCCCCCCATGGAGGGCCTGGGACTGGCCGACGCCGTGACCCCGAAGGAGCCCTACATCTGGGACGGCAAGGGTCCCAGAACCGTCACCCTGAACGCGGACGGCACCTATGACTGGCCCGGCACGGGTCCGCGCGTGGTGGCCTTCGACTGCGGCATCAAGTGGAACATCCTGCGCCTGCTCGTGGGCGTGGGCCTGGACCTTCTGGTGGTGCCCGCCTTCTTCACCGCCGATCAGGTGAAGAAGATCAATCCCGAGTCGGTGTTCCTCTCCAGCGGCCCCGGCGACCCGGCCGCCCTCACCGACATGGTGCACGCCACGAGCCTGCTCCTGGACAGCTACCCCACCGCGGGCATTTGCCTGGGGCATCAGCTGCTGGGCTTGGCTCTCGGCGGCAAGACCTACAAGCTCAAGTTCGGCCACCACGGCCTGAACCATCCGGTGAAGGAACTGGCCACCGGGCACATCGAAATATCCTCCCAGAACCACGGGTTCTGCGTAGACATCAATACGCTCAAGGACGTGGAACTCACCCACGTCAACTTGAACGACAACACCCTTGAGGGCTTCGCCCACACCAAGAAGCCCATCATCGCCATCCAGTACCACCCCGAGGCGGGCCCCGGACCGCACGACAGCCGCTCGTTCTTCGGGCGCTACCGGGACATGCTGCGCAGGGAGCTTGGCCGCTAAACTTCAGACTGGAGGTGGTGGATGTCCGCAGAACTCACCAAGGCCAGGAACCAGATCACCCAGGTGAACACGTTCCTCAAGCAGGCCAAGCCGCTCCCGGCGGTGACGGCCCTGCACGAGGCGGTTCTGGCCATGCTCAAGGCCCAGCTCATGAAGGCCGAGCGGGACGAGTTCTGCAAGCTCATCGAGCAGGCAGTCTACCAGCTCAACAACAGCAAGGAGCTCCGGCAGCTCTACCCGCTGGTCCTCCCCTACACGGCCGGGGAGGAAAAGGAGCTGCTGGAGCGTCTGCGCGAACTCTTGCGCGAACTCCAGACCAACACCGTGGACCTAGCCCAGGCCCAGATCGAGGTGCGCCAGAAGCGCCGGGCCGAGGGGCTGAGAATCGGCAAGCAGCAGTTGGACAACAAGGAATTCGATCCAGCCCGCAAGACGCTGGGCGGGCTGGTGAAGGAATTCCCCAACGACGCCCCTCTTCGGGCCGAGGTGGCCGAATTGTTCATCCAGGCGGAACTCTTCGAGGACGCCTTCAAGTACCTGGACGAAGCTCTCGGACTCTCCCCGGACCAGCTGCACCTGTACAACCGCATCGGCATCGTGCTCAGAAAGCTCGGCCAGTTCGACGTGGGCGAGAAGTACTTCATGCGGGCCGTCAACTACGCCAAGAACGACCCCAACCTCTATTTCAACCTGGGCCGGCTCTACATCGACTGGGAAAAGTTCGATAAGGTGGAACGGGCCGCCAAGCTGGCCCTCAAGCTCAATCCTGAATTTCAGGAAGCCCAGAAGATGCTCTGCTTCGCCATCAAGAAGCAGGGCAAGAAGGTGGATTGACCGCCGCCGTCACGTCCTCCATCGAGGCCGACGTTCTGATCCTCGGCGCAGGCCTGGCCGGACTGCGGGCCGCCCTCTCCTGCCTGGAGGCATCTCCATCCTTGCGCCTGGCCGTGGCCAGCCCGTCGTCCGGGCCGTCCGGCTCCTCCTTCGCCAACGTCAACGACGCCCTGGGCATGCACGCCTGCCTCACGGACCAGGACCGCGAGGACTACGTGCGCGAAGTTTTGGCCCTCAATCGGGGAGCATGGCTCTCCCCGGAGCTTCTGGCTGTCCAGGCCGAGGAGTCCGAGGCGCGCCTGCGCGACCTCATGGCCCTGGGCGTGCCCTTCACCCGCGACGCATCGGGGAAGCCCCTGGCGCACTCCTCCTGTTTCTCTCCCGGCTCCCGCCGGGCCTTCGTGTTCACCGGCCTGTCCAAGGCTTACGAATGTTTCACCACGCGACTGAGGGCGCTCGGCTGCCGCTTCCTGCACGGATTCCAGGCCGCGTCCGTCCTGAGCGATCCTGCGCGCGGCGCGCTCCTGATGCCCTGCGGCGCAGTCGAGTCGGGCCACGCATCCGCCCGGGCAGAGTGCGGCGGCCCACCACGCCCGGGCCAGCACGGGCCAATCCTCGTGCGCGCCAGGGCCGTGGTCGCCGCCATGGGCGGACCGGCCCGGCTTTTCGCCCACTCCATGGCCGGCCCGAACCCCGGCTTCGGCCAGGGCGTACTCGCGCGCACGGGCGCGCGCATGGCCAACCTGGGGTTCCTCCAATACATGTGGGGGACGCTTCCCGGAAAAACCTTCTGGCAGCCGGGAGTACTCGGCGCGGGCGGCTACCATCTGGCGAGTCCCGGCAGCCCGGAGAATCCACCCGTGCCCCCCGTTCCGGTTGAGGAACTGATCCCAGGGATTGGAGAACTGAGCGCCCGGCGCGCGGGACACTGCCCCTACGGCTACTCCCTGGAGGATTCGGCCATCGATCTGGCCCTGGCCGAGGGACTGGACAGCGCAGGCGTCGCCACCCTGCTCGCACCCGACGGTACGCCCCTGCGCGTGGCACCCATGGCCCACGCCAGCAACGGCGGGGCCGTCATCGACGAGCACGGCCAGACGAGCGTTCCGGGAATTCTGGCCTGCGGCGAATGCGCCACAGGCATGCACGGCGCCAACCGTGTGGGAGGGGGGATGGTGCTGGCCACGCAGGTGTTCGGGCACAGAGCCGGGGTCCGCGCCGCCCTGATCGCGGAAAATTCCTGCACAGAGGATTCGGGGACGGCCCGATGCGCGGAACTGCCCGCCGACGAGGACGAACGGCGCGAAGGGCTGGACTGGCTGGCGAGAGGGCTTTCGCGCTACGCCGCGCTCGGCGGCAGACCCGGCCATGCGGCTTTCACCGCCCAGGTCCGGCGGCAACTGGAGCAGGCTCGCGACTGGCGGGTGTCCCTCTCCCTGGAGACCGGCCTGGGCATTCTTTCGAATCTCCCCGTCGCGTGACGATGCCCCCCTTGTCCGGACAGCTCTACCAGATTGACTTCTGAACGGCCTCCAACGTACACGACGGCGAGTAAAACTCCCTCACCGAAACGGTAATCCAATGCGCCTTGCGACCGCCATTCTTTTCATAGCATCCATTTTTCTCACGGCAAAATACGCCTCTTGTGCTGAAACATATGCTTTCTCCGTACAATCTGACCAGCACCTTGAATTCGCCCGGGAGATATGTATCGAGGCATTGAAAACGTCTGGAGTGAATGCGGTCTGGAATCTTTTTCCGGTTGCTCCGGAAACACGCCTGAATGTCGAATTGCAGCAGGGGAACCTCAATCTTGCGTTCATCCCACCCAACAGTGAACGGCTCGAGATGGAAAAACAGGGAGCCGTCAAGGCCATACGGATTCCGCTTGAACGAGGCCTACTCGGATACAGGATATGCTTGGTGAAAGAGTCACGACGCGACATCCTAAAGGATGTCGCGTCACCTGAAGACCTTCGGAAATTCGTGGTGGGACAGGGAACCGGCTGGAGCGACGCCGACATCTACACGAAGCTGGGAATCCGGGTCGTGGCCGCACCGTTCGGAAACACCTCTCATCCGCTGTTGGCGCTCTCCTCGGGGCATTTCGACATCCTGCCGCTGGGCGTCAGCGAGTACGAAAGGTTTCTCAGACAATTCACCGCCCATGGCGGCGCGGGCATCGTGGCCGACCGGCACCTGCTCATCCGGTATCCGTGGTACCGCTACATCTGGGTGTCGATGACCGCGCCCAACGGTGCTCTTCTCTGGGAAGCCCTGGACAAGGGACTCGCGCGAATCGTGGCCGACGGGACCTTCGAAAAGATCTACGAAAAATACCGGGGCAAGACCGGAATACCCTCCCTGGCCGGAAGAAGGATCATCGACCTGCCCAGCCCCTACGAGAGCATGGAGGACGTGGACCCCAGGTTCAGGCGTCTGATCATCCGGCCGCAATGAGCCGTCTGCCCAGTTCCAGGGCGGCCAGGAAGCTCCCCATGTCCGCCGTGTCCCGGCCCACGAGGTCGTAGCCCGTGCCGTGGTCCACGGAGGTGCGCACGAAGGGCAGGCCCAGGGTGACGTTGACGGCCTCCCCGAAGTGCACGAGCTTGAGCGGCGCGAGCCCCTGGTCGTGGTACATGGCCAGCACGGCCGGGAATTCGCCCTCGTAAGCACGCCGGAAAATGGTATCCGCCGGGAACGGCCCGGCGACTTCCAGCCCCAGCGACCGGGCCTGTTCCATGGCCGGTACGATGACCCGCCCCTCTTCGTCGCCGATTTTGCCCGATTCCCCAGCGTGGGGATTCAGGCCGCACACGGCCACCGGCCCGGGAAGGCCCAGGCGGCGCACGTGATTCACCGTCAGTTGCAGGCAGCGCAGCACCTTTTCGCGCGTGACCAGCTCCGGAACCAGCCTGAGCGGCGGATGCGTGGTGACCAGGCTCACCCTGAGTTTCGGCCCGCACAGGTGCATGCAAACCCCATCGCGCCCAACGCTTGCTCTTTCGGCCAGAAATTCCGTATGGCCGGGAAAATTGAACCCGGCCTCCTGGAGCCCGGCCTTGTTCAGCGGACAGGTGACGATCCCGCTCGCCTGGCCGTTCATGAGCAGGTCGCAAGCCAGGGACAGCGACAGCCCGGCGGCCAGCCCGCCCGAGGCCGAGAACTGTCCCGGCGCGGGAATGAACGATTCCAGCCCGGCCGGCTCCAGCAGGTGCATGCCCGGCTCCAGGCAGTCCAGCCCTGTGCCGGGACGTCCCTGGTCCGGGGCCGCGTCCGCTTCGTTGCGCCTGCCCGCGCCTTCTCCGGTGGCAAGCCCGTCGTCCAGCCGCTTCCAGGGCGTGCCTATGCCCAGGCGGCGGGCATGCACTTCCAGGGCGGCCTCCGGGCCGATCATGACCAAACTGTCGCTTATCACGGGATTCGCCGCCAACCAGCGGCAGACCAGTTCGGGGCCGAGCCCGTTGGGGTCGCCCAGGGTCAAAAGAATCGTCTGGCTCATGGGAACACGCAGCTCACGGATATCATTGCAAATTATATGGGATCTCAAAGGGAGGAACTCCCTTTGGCCGCCGGAGGCATCTTCCTCTTCCTGCCTTTCTTCCCCTGCTATTCGGCCTTCAAAAAGACCGCTCCAAGCGGCGGCAGGGTCAGCTCCACGAAATACGGCCACAGGCCTATCTCGGCCTTGCGGGCGTGGACGCCCCCGGCGTTGCCCGCGCCGGAACCGCCGTACTCCATGGCGTCGGAATTGAAAACCTCCCGCCAGAAGCCTTCATGGCGCGAGCCCAGGCTGTAATGCCCGCGAACGACCGGGGTGAAGTTATACACGCACATGAGCTGCGAGCCGTCACGGGCCTTGCGCAGGAAGCTTATGACCGAGGACTGGTAGTCCGACAGGTCGATCCATTCGAAACCGCTCCACTCGTTGTCCAGTTCATGCAGGGCGGCCTCGGAACGGTACAAGGCGTTCAGGTCCGCAAGCGTCCGGGCGAGGCCCTGGTGGGCGGGGAACTCCGTGAGCGCCCAGTCCAGTGGTTCGCGGCTGGACCACTCGCGCCACTGGCCGAACTCCCCCCCCATGAACAGGAGCTTCTTGCCGGGGTGGGCCCACATGTAGCTCAAAAAGCAGCGCATGTTGGCGAACTTCTGCCAGTCGTCGCCGGGCATTTTGGAAAGGAGCGCCCCCTTTCCGTGCGTCACCTCGTCGTGGGACATGGGCAGGATGAAGTTCTCGTGGAAGGCGTAGAGCATGGAGAAGGTCAGGTTGTTCTGGTGGTAGGCCCGAAACACCGGGTCCTTGGAGAAATACCCCAGGGTGTCGTTCATCCAGCCCATGTTCCACTTGAAGGAGAAGCCGAGGCCTCCCGCGTAGACCGGACGCGACACCCCGGGCCAGGCCGTGGACTCCTCTGCGGCCATGACAGCGCCGGGGTAGCGCTTGTGCACGATGGTGTTGAGCTCGCGCAGGAAGGCGATGGCCTCCAGGTTCTCCTTGCCGCCGTGGACGTTGGGCGTCCACTGGCCTTCCTCGCGGGAGTAGTCCAGGTAGAGCATGCTGGCCACGGCGTCGATGCGCAGGCCGTCCAGGTGGAACTCCTCCAGCCAGTACAGGGCGTTGGTCAGCAGGAAATTGCGTACCTCGTGGCGGGAGTAGTTGAAGACGAAGGTGCCCCAGTCGGGGTGTTCGCCCTGGCGGGGGTCGGCGTGCTCGTAGAGGGCGGTGCCGTCGAAGCGCCCCAATCCCCAGGCGTCCTTGGGGAAGTGTCCGGGAACCCAGTCCAGCAACACGGCGATGCCGGCCTGGTGGCAGCGGTCCACGAAGTATTTGAAGTCCTCGGGGGAGCCGAAGCGCGAAGTGGGGGCGAAGTAGTGGCCGGTCTGGTAGCCCCAGGATTCGTCCAGGGGATGTTCGGCCACGGGCATGAGCTGGATGTGGGTGAAGCCGAGGTTCGCCACGTAGGGGATGAGCTGGTCGGCCAGATCGTGGTAGGAGAGGAAGTCGCCGTAATAGGGGCCTTTCCAGCGCCAGGAGCCCAGGTGGACCTCGTAGACGCTCACGGGCTTGTCCAGGGGCAGGCCCTGCTCGGCCCGGTGGCGCATCCACCCGGCGTCGCCCCATTGGTATCCGCCCAAGCCCCAGGCCACTGCGGCGGTGCCGGGGCGCATCTCGGCGTAGAGGGCGTAGGGGTCGGTCTTGATGTGGACATGGCCGTCCCGGCCGCGCACGGCGAACTTGTAGAGCTGCCCGCGCTTAACGTCCGGAACGAATCCGGCCCAGATGCCGGAGACCCCCACCGGGTGCAGGTGGTCGGCGCCGAAATGCCAGCCGTTGCAGTCGCCGATCACGCAGACCGCGTCGGCGTTGGGAGCCCACACGGCGAAGCGGAAGCCCCCCTGGCCATCCATCTCGTGGGGATGGGCGCCGAGGATGCGGTAGATGTCCCAGTGCTCGCCCCGTCCGAAGAGGTAGAGGTCGAATGGGGGGATGTCGACGGGCGCGCTCAGGGGATGCTCCGGCGCGGGCTCAATTGGACTTCATGGCGATCTTGAGGCAGTCCTCGCGGAACATGCAGTCGCCCTGGTCGCAGTGCCCGGCGTCGGCCTTGGCGAAGCAGTCGAAATTGCCCTCGGTCATCTGGATCATCCTCACGGCGTCGACCTTGGTCATGTTGCCGATCTTGGCGCCCTTTTCCCTGGCCATCTGACGAATCTGCTGCATGTTCACGGTGTCCTCCCGGTGGTTTACACGTCGATGCCAAGCTCCCTGTATACTTCGAGATACCGGGCTGCGGAACGCTCCCAGGAGAAGTCCGCGAGCATGGCCCGGTGCATGATCCTCTTCCATTCGTCGGGGCGGTCGAAGACGTCCACCGCCTGCCGGATGCTGTCCAGGAACGACTCGCCCGTGGCTTCGGGGAAGGTGAAGCCGGTGGCCTCGGGGTGGGGATAGGGCACGATGGTGTCCGTGAGGCCGCCCAGGTTGGTGGCCACGGGCGGGGTGCCGAAGCGCAGGGCGTAGATCTGGGTGAGGCCGCAGGGCTCGTACCGCGAAGGCATGAGGAAGATGTCCGAGGCGGCCTGGATGCGGTGCGCCAGGTCCTCGGTGTAGCCGATGCGCACGGCGAGCCTGCCCGGATAGTTCTCCATGAGTTCCATGAGCTGGGCCTCGAACTCCAGGTTGCCCTCGCCCAGCACCACCACTCCCAGGTCCATCTTCATGAGCCTGGGCAGGATGTCGATGAGCAGGTCGATGCCCTTCTGCCTGCGCAGGCGGCCGATGAAGCCGAGCACGGGCCGGTCGCCGAGCCTGGGGTCCAGGTCCAGCTCGTCGAGCAGGCTTTCCTTGCAGTTGGCCTTCTTCTCGAAATCGTCGGGCGTGTAGGTGCAGGGCAGGTAGCGGTCGTTGCTGGGGTCCCAGACGTTGTAATCGGCCCCGTTCAGGATACCGCGCAGGTGGGCGCGCCGCTTGGAGAGGATGCCCTCCAGGCCGCAGCCGAACTCGGGGGTGAGTATCTCGCGGGCGTAGGTGGGGCTCACGGTGGTCACCAGATCGGAATAGGCGATGCCTGCCTTGAGCAGGTTGAAGTCGCCCCAGAACTCCACGCCGTCCATGCCCCAGGCCTCGGCGGGCAGGCCGCAATCATCGAAAAGCCTGGAGGCGAAGCGCCCCTGGAAGGCCAGGTTGTGGATGGTGAGCATGGTCTTGGTGTCGCGCCAAAAGGGATCGATGCGCCGCCAGAAGTGCATGTAGGCGGGCACGAGGCCGGCCTGCCAATCATGGACGTGGATCAACCTGGGGGCCACGTCCATGCGGCGGCTCCATTCCAGGCAGGCGCGGCAGAAGAAAATGAACCGCTCGCAGTTGTCGAAATAGTCGCCTTCGTGGGTGTTGTAGTAGAAGCGCCGGTCGAAGTATTCGCCGCGCTGGATGAAGTACACCGGCAGGCCGTGGTAGTCGGCCATGTAGATTTCGGCGGTGATGGGCGCCCAGGGGTAGCCCACCGGGCAGCGCGAGGACAGAAGGCGCAGCTTGAATTCGCCCGTGCTCAGGCGTCCGTAGAAGGGAGTTATCACGGCCACGTCCACGCCCATTCGGCGAAGCGTCAACGGCATCGCCCCCAGGACGTCGCCCAGGCCGCCCGTCTTGGAAAACGGGTATATTTCCGAGGCGATGAAGACAACCTTATGATGAAATGGCATCCGTCTCCCCATCCGGCCGATCATGGGCGCCTAGCACGAAACTGCGACGGCAGGCGTTACGATCAGGTGAAATGCCTTACTTATTCGTACTCCCGTAAACTCCGTTGAGGCGCGTGAAGCGGCGCGCGTAGTCGGCCAGGATCACCGCATGATCGAACACCAGCGGCTGCGGCAACCGGTCCAGCGGGAAGACGGCGGCGTTCACGGCGTCGTCCCCGGCCCCGAGGCGGGACATGTCCAGGGGCTGGGCGGTGAACACCACGCTCATGGTGTGCTTGCGCTCGTCGCGCTTGGGATCGGAATAGACTCCGTGCAGCCCGGTCAGTTCCACCGTAAGCCCAGTTTCCTCCAAGGCTTCGCGCACGGCCGCGTTCTCCACCGTCTCGCCGTAGTCCACGAACCCTCCGGGCAGCGCCCAGCCAAACGGCGTGTTGCGCCGCTCGATGAGCACCACCCGCCGCCCGGGGCAGGCGATGATGATGTCCACCGTGGGGGTGGGGTTGCGGAATGTCTGCAGCGGCTTGCCGCAGCATTCGCAGACGGGGGCGTCCTGTGTGTTTTCCATGTTCGGATATGGCGCATATCCCCCGTAAGCGAGAAAAGGAGCGCCATGACAAGGTGTTGGGGGGTTTACACCCTGGCTGGCCCAGTGCAAAGAGGCGACAGAATGAAATCTATACCTACATGCCCCCTCCCTGACAAGGTTATTCTCATTCATCACGGAGCATTGGGGGACTTCCTTTGTGCGTGGCCCCAGGCCCTGGCCGTGAGCCGAGCCTGGACCGGGGCCGAACTCGTTTTCTCGGGCGGGGGGGAAAAGATGCGCTGGCTTGCGCCGCTCGGATACGCCCCATGCCCGCCGGCGCTTGAACGGGCGCTCGAACGCTCCCTGGGGGCCCGGCGGTGGCCGGAGGAATTGGCGGGCTGGCGGATGCTGCGCTTCGCCATCAACCGCGCCCCGGCCCTGCCGCCCGGACCGCAGTGCAGCGTGCTCAAGGCCCTGCCTGGTCCGGACTCGCATCTGCATGTGCGCCGCGCCTACGAGCGCGCCCTGGCCGGGTTGGGCGTGCCCACGCCCGGGGGCTGGCTGGAGGAATTCCGGTGCCTGTTCGCCGGGGAGCGCGCCCCCGGGGACACCGTGCTGCTCTTCCCCGGCGCGGGCCATCCTCTCAAGCAGTGGCCCCTGGTTCAATTTTTTCAACTGGCCAAAGCCTTGGAGGAACGCGCGATCGAACCGGTGTTCGTGCTCGGCCCGGCAGAACTGGAGCGCGGCCTCATCCCGGAAGGCCACGCCTGGACGGCCCCCCAAAGCCTGGAGGAACTGGAGCGCTTGCTGCTTCAAGCCTTGGCCGTGGTGGGAGGCGACACCGGCCCCATGCACCTGGCAGGGATGCTCGGCGTGCCCGGGGTTTCGCTTTTCGGCCCCACCAGCTTCGCCCAATGGGGGCCGGTGGGCATGCGCGAGGCGAGCCTTGGCCTGCCCTGCTCGCCGTGCACGGCCACCTGCGCGGACCTGCGTTGCGACAGGCCGCGCTGCCTGGAGGACATCACGCCGGAGAGGGTGCTTGAGGAACTGGGGAGGGCTGTGGCTTCAACGCAAAATCGGCTTTCAAGGCCCTGGTTTCCTTGAAAGCCGACTTTGACAAAAGGAGGAAGGATAAATTCTATTTAGCAAGGACCGGACCAACGCGCCAAACCCCACCAGTATTATCGCAACATATTAAATATGTTTACATTATTTTTCAGTTCTCGCCTCATGCCCATCCCGAACCAGTAAAGATTCTTGAACGCGGGCTTCACCGCCCTGCCCCGGCTCCCGTTTCCGGTTAAAGAACTTTTACCATTGCCGCCCCTTTGGAGCTGTGCGTTTCTCGCTCATCACGCGAAAGACCGTTGACCTCGCCGACGAGGCCCCTCAGCCCTGCATTGCGACGGAGCGCCTCCTCTGGTGAGGATCAGCCCGAAGCAAAGGCGTTGGGAACAAGAAATGGGGGTGGCTAGAATGCAAAATCGGCTTTCAAGGCCCTGGTTTCCTTGAAAGCCGACTTTGACAAAAGGAGGAAGGATGAATTCTATTTAGCAAGGACCGGGCCAACGCGCGCGACAGCTCAATATTTTCTGCAATACACTGAAATAACAAATTTTATTCCTGATATGCACCGGCCGCAGCGCCCTACAAACCGTAAAAAAACTTGAACGCCCCGGCCTGCCCCCCGCCCCGGCCCCCATTGGCGGTAAAAAAACTTTTACGCCTCCTCCACCAGCCGGACCCCGGCCTGCACGAGCGTCTCCACCGGCACCGCCCCGGCCCGGTACATCACCGCTTCCCGGCCCTTCAAGGGGCGCAGCACCGTGGACGCCTGACCGCCTGCCGGAGACGGGTCGCCGGCCAGGACGTAATCCGCTCCCAGGCACACCGCCGGGCTCAAGTCGCCCAGGTCGTTCACGGCCGGGTCGCCGCTGACGTTGGCGCTGGTGGCCGCCAGGGGAGTCCCCACGGCCAGGCACAGCTGCCGCGCCTGCGGATGCGGCGTCAGGCGCACCGAAACGCAGCCCCGGGCGTCCAGAAGTTGCGGGGGAAGGTCCTTGCGCGCCGGAACGATGATGGAAAGAGAACCCGGCCAGAAGCGATCCATGAGCTCCCGGGCCAGGTCCAGCCCGGGCCAGCGTTCGGCATCCTCGTCCAGCACCTGCGCAAGCTGATCCATGTCGCCTATTATCACCGGCAGGGGCTTTGACCTGGGCCTGCCCTTGATGGCATTGACCCGTTCCAGGGCCTTGGCGCTTCCCACCGAGGCCCCCAGGGCGTAGAAGGTCTCCGTGGGGTAGACGATGCACCCGCCCCCCATGAGCGTCCTGGCCGCGCGGCCGAGCGCCGTTTCCGGGGCATCACCAACATTCTGGACCGTCATGACCGAACCCTCCCACGACTACCCGGGATTCTTCCCCGCTTTCGAACCGGACGCGCTGGCCCGGCTGGCCGGACCGCTGCCCACCTGGGCGCTCTCCACGGAAAGCTCCTGGCAACAATGGGGACTGGCCGAAGGGATAGTGCGCGGAGCCCCCGGGGATCAAGTCCTTATGTCGGCCGCAGCCGGACTTCTTTCCTGGGCCTGGCAGCAAAGGCCCCTCTCCGCGCCCACCCTGGCCCTCT
Protein-coding regions in this window:
- a CDS encoding L-threonylcarbamoyladenylate synthase encodes the protein MTVQNVGDAPETALGRAARTLMGGGCIVYPTETFYALGASVGSAKALERVNAIKGRPRSKPLPVIIGDMDQLAQVLDEDAERWPGLDLARELMDRFWPGSLSIIVPARKDLPPQLLDARGCVSVRLTPHPQARQLCLAVGTPLAATSANVSGDPAVNDLGDLSPAVCLGADYVLAGDPSPAGGQASTVLRPLKGREAVMYRAGAVPVETLVQAGVRLVEEA